From the genome of Verrucomicrobiota bacterium:
GGTGTTTCGGCTTTGGACGGCTAGAACTCGACCGCGACGCTCACGGCGCCGAATCCATCGATCAGTACCTGAGGTGAGGGGAGGTGCGTTGGCCGTGAGTGCCTCCGCTCGGCCACTGGACTGGATTAGCCTGGCTTGGCCGCAAACTTGACGCTTATGCGTAAGCGCAGACTTGAAATCCCTTTCTATAAACGTCATAAACCAGGGCCAGCCATGACGAAGACCGAATTGCAAGCCGCCCTTTCCGAAGCCACTCAGACCGACAAAAAGACTGCTGGGGCCTTTCTCAACGCCTTAGGAACGATCGCTTATAAAGCGGTCAAAAAGGAAGGCGAGTTCGTGCTGCCCGGTTTCGGCAAGCTGGTCAAACAGAAGCGCCCCGCCCGCACGGTCTTCAATCCGCAAACGCGCCAAAAGATGAGAGTGGCGGCCAAAACGGTGGTGAAGTTCCGAGTTGCCAAGGGGGCTAAGGATGCGATCCTCGGGGTCAAGGCGCCCTTGGATGCGGGTTCAAAAGGGAAGCAAACGCCGGCTGCGACTAAGCAGACGCGGGGCAAAGCCGGTTCGGCCCGATGAAGATTGCGGTGCTGGATGATTATCAGAATATAGCGCTGACGACGGCAGACTGGTCGTCCATCCCGGGTAATCCGGAGATCAGGGTGTTTAACGACCACGTCTCCGGTCTTGAGCTTTTGGTTCAACGCCTGCTTCCATACGACGCTCTCTGCATCATGCGTGAGCGGACGCCCATGACGGCGGCGCTTCTTGACCGCTTGCCGAATCTCAAGCTCATTGCTTCTACAGGCTCCCGGAATGCGGCCATCGACCTCGAGGCGGCGAAAAGAAGAGCAATAGATGTCCGTCATACCGGCTATAGTGCTGCACCCACCATCGAGTTCACGTGGGCCCTGATTCTGGCTTTGGCACGAAACCTTACCCTCGAAAACGCCTCGTTGCGTAACGGGGGATGGCAAGTCGCGGTCGGCGCCGATCTTCACGGCAAAACTCTCGGAGTCCTGGGCTTGGGCAATATCGGTTCACGCGTGGCGGCGATCGGGAGAGCTTTCGGGATGAACGTGATTGCGTGGAGCCAGAATCTGATCCGGGAAAAAGCCGAGGCCGCAGGCGCGCGCCTCGTTTCCAAGGACGAGTTGTTTCGTGAAGCCGATATTCTGACCATCCATCTGGTGCTGAGCGCCAGAAGCCGCGGCACGGTAGGAAAGTCCGAACTCGGACTGATGAAGCCTACCTCATTTTTGATCAATACCGCGCGCGGACCGATCGTCGATGAGGAGGCACTTATCGAGGTCCTGACGAATCGAAAAATCGCGGGTGCCGCCATCGACGTGTTCGACCGGGAGCCGTTGCCGGCCGAACACCCGTTTCGCCATCTTTCTAACGTGCTTGCAACTCCACATCTGGGCTACGGCACGTGGTCCTTGTACAACGTCTTTTATCAGGACACG
Proteins encoded in this window:
- a CDS encoding HU family DNA-binding protein; its protein translation is MTKTELQAALSEATQTDKKTAGAFLNALGTIAYKAVKKEGEFVLPGFGKLVKQKRPARTVFNPQTRQKMRVAAKTVVKFRVAKGAKDAILGVKAPLDAGSKGKQTPAATKQTRGKAGSAR
- a CDS encoding D-2-hydroxyacid dehydrogenase family protein, giving the protein MKIAVLDDYQNIALTTADWSSIPGNPEIRVFNDHVSGLELLVQRLLPYDALCIMRERTPMTAALLDRLPNLKLIASTGSRNAAIDLEAAKRRAIDVRHTGYSAAPTIEFTWALILALARNLTLENASLRNGGWQVAVGADLHGKTLGVLGLGNIGSRVAAIGRAFGMNVIAWSQNLIREKAEAAGARLVSKDELFREADILTIHLVLSARSRGTVGKSELGLMKPTSFLINTARGPIVDEEALIEVLTNRKIAGAAIDVFDREPLPAEHPFRHLSNVLATPHLGYGTWSLYNVFYQDTVTNIKAWISEKGLE